CAAGCACCATTAGTTACATGGTATGATATATTTGGGATTAAAGCCCTTGTTGATAATAGTAATCTAACCAAAAGTGGATATTTTTATCAAGATATTCAACGGAAACTTGATAATCTtgatacaacaacaatgaaaaCTACTGCTTTAgggaaaaatcaaatcattactATTGAACCAGAAAATTTCCGGACCATGTGTAGTAGTGctgatttgaataattggACCATTGGTACTAGACCAATTGCTTTAAAACCATTATTAGGTAATGGGATTTTTTCAAGTGAAGGAGAAAGTTGGAAACATAGTCGAATTATGTTGAGACCAATTTTTGCTAAAGAACatattaaacaaatcaCGGCTATGGAATCATATATTCAACTGTTAATTAAAGTGATTaaacttcaacaacaaggaGAAGgagaatttgatttacaaCATTTATTCCATTGTTTTACTATTGATTATGCTACagattttttatttggagAAAGTTGTGATTGTTTAAAACTGATTCTTGGTGAAACATCAATTTCTACCATgagtgaagaagaaaaatcaaaatttgcACCTAATTTTGATGTTATGCAATATCATATGACGAAAAGATTAGTATTTGGttatttttcctttttggTGAATCCACCAGAATTTAAAAATGCGGTCAAACATTTACATGAATTTGTATTCCATTTTGTTGATCGAGCAATTAATTTcactgatgaagaattaaatgatCCAAGTAAAAATTATGTTTTCCTTTATCAATTGgctaaacaaacaaaagatCGTAAAGTGATTTtagatgaattattaaGTGTGTTATTAGCCGGTAGAAATACTACTGCTagtttattatcatttatgTTTTTCGAATTGGCTCAAAATAAACCCGTATggaataaattgaaaaaagaaatcactGAACATTTCCCTGATGTTGAATCAATCACTTTTGAAACCATTCATAATTGTGAATATTTACGTTGGTGTATTCATGAATCTTTAAGAATTAATCCTCCAGTACCCATTAATACTAGAACTGCTAATAGAGATACCGTGCTACCAAAAGGTGGTGGAAAGGGAAATAATTATCCAATTTTTGTTAGAAAAGGTGAACAAGTTATTTTCCCATTATTTTCAAGTAATCGTCAAGAAAGATTTTTCGGACCTGAACcagaaaaatatattccTGAAAGATGGGCTAATTTACCTAGAAATGGTGGAGTTGCCTTTGGACCATTTGGAACTGGACCAAGATTATGTTTAGGTCAACAACTTGCTTTAGTTGAAGCAAGTTATGTTACTATTAGACTTTTACAAACTTTTTCTCAATTGGATTCAAACCATACAGAATGTAGAAGACTGGTTGGTGCTACCATGAGATTAATGGATGGATGTCAAGTCACTTTAAAGTGATAAATAAAGGTTTAATAAGTTAATTGCTCCTACAACTATTATTAGtatactttttttatttcttcttatttttttttttttgataattttgtcttccttttttttattagatttattATAGCTTTTATATAcatgttttatttttgtctCTTTTTTATACTCAAGGAGGTGTAGCTGGTTATTTTAAATTAGTTTGTGACAAGGCTTAAGCTAAGAATTGGCTTAATTGAGgcttttgatattgttatCAAAGTAGTTATTATCAGTGGGtatgaaaaaaagatttacaCTTTCCCCTTTTTTGACAGTactattttatttttttgtcattTTAGATTGTGCGTTGATATTTAATTTAGTATTTGAAATAGTCTCCATTGAAAAGTTCTCTCTCTCTGTGTTGTTTTGCAGTTATTTAATGGTTGAAGCTTAGATTTATTATAGGAAACAGGATTATAATTGAGAGTTGTTGACATCGGTTAGACTTATCAATCATTTCAAAACGATTTGTTAATTGCATTATCAATGTTGTCATAATACATAGATAACACAAACAGTTACACCAAAAAACAAAGGGGTTCAGGGGTGAAACCAAAAATgtgacattttttttttaaaaaaaaaacataaaataaaaagcttgtttgaattcattattgtgtttgataatttaacCAATCTTGATTTGTCTACATAAGTTACTAGTGGTATATTTTTAGAATGGTTTGTAATATTATTACTCAGTAAAGTAATGAAACAATGCCAGCAACTTTTGCGGTTCCCTTTTAAGTGTTTCAGGTTCCTCTTTTGAATATTACGTTTATTTCCTTCTCTTCCTCCTCTTCATAGATTGTCGTTTgtggtttcttttttatttggtgaAAGTTAAAGTTAGAGTTAAACGaaattcttgtttcttACCCCTACTACAAAATTATTGTGATTATAATGTTACACGTTAATGAGAAATGTCATTATGCGttattggtttttttttgtcgtTTACTTTACTTtactttattttattttatgtGCTGCACGTCTAAACCagaataaatcaaaaaagtAATATTAACAGGTTGATTGTTTAATAGTTTCCAACAATAGGAATTCACCCACTAGCTTACATATGACAATCAGCTGACTGACTGACTGACTGACAGGGTACTTGATATAATAAAGAAACGGGAATTGACTGATTGATGGGCTTTGAATTAGATATTGTTGCTAAACAAACTCCAAGTCGAATTGGCGTGTTgccaaataataatgatcagatattgaaaatctACAAGATTACGTTactaatcaattaatcaattaccaagaattttgtttaatcGATAACGCAAATATCTCCCCCCTCCACCAGCTACCATTCActaattgattgattgattctgttgcaaaaaaaaaataattatctTCTTACATTATTGCTCAATTTATTAGTCTATACATACACAAGACTTAGCTATTACGAGCACAGGCAAGCGAGAAATAAACTGtcatttttgaaacattTACACGATTGCAGAAATCATTGGggtgaaaaaatttattaggGTTAAAATACACGTCAATTTAcatattgaaattgtttgaCTGGTtagattttgatttaatgttgattttttgattttaaattacacatgtattgatttaacattccagtttcaatttcaattccatTTCATTCAACTTACTAAAAATATacacaaaataaaagagaaaaagagaagaacTTCCtatcaaatatatatgCTGTTACATGCTAGAcgattttattttttcaaatcaagaaaCCATTTATCAAGTTGTATAATGgcgttgttgttgttgttgaagagTTCAACGattgttttaaatttggAAAGATTTTAGACGATAATTAATCgctttttttaattctttctgTTCTGTTCTGcttctttatcttttttttttttggttttgtcacactttgtttttattgtCTTTGTTTCGTTTTTGCTCTTTAGTTATGTCCGCCTTCCATTCCAGTTTTCTCGTCCTCGTCCTTCCCTCCCCTCCTCATTATTATTCCCAATTGGTTATAATTCCACAATAACGAAATTGATAACCAGATGTGTATATACTCTACAGAGACATTATTTAAAAGAGATAGAGAATAGCTAAGAGGATTGGTCCTAATATGAGCATGAGTAttcgttgttgttcttACTAGTGGTGgataaaaataacaatgaaTCAAGCatttcttattattatttcttagttcttattgttttaaCATTGACAATGAACATTCCTTTTCTTCCATTTGTTTCTGTATGTAAATTTTTGTCATAATTTTGTattatcttttttgttgattgttattttaaaaatagtTTAGACGTACAGCACTTGAAAAAGCAATAACAGACTATACCATTGCACAATAGATGGATATTAAGACATACACAAAATGGgaacaaattatttttaaaaaaaaataggtATGAACgacagcaacaacaacaagaagtaGTAGAAGAAGACTAAGTAGAAGGTAGTTGgttgttgtattttttcttgttgttgtttgttaatatttattatatattaatGTTATTATGTATTATGTATATTATGTATATTTCATTCTCGTTActttttaattttcaacaacttttttttttttttgatttttgattttttttttttttggcgACCCGTCTCTCTTACTcttaattaaattttctttctaaaattttaaatcttAAAATTCTTCCTGggtttttttaaaaatttcttaCAACCTGTTcattcatttcatttcattttagTTCAGTTCAGTTCAGTTCACTTCACTTCAATTCAGTTCACtttattgattcatttatttaattgtttctttctttctttccttcCGTCTTTGTTCTTTATAAATCTATTGGGATCTTACAAACATCATa
The Candida albicans SC5314 chromosome 7, complete sequence genome window above contains:
- the ALK6 gene encoding Alk6p (Putative cytochrome P-450 of N-alkane-induced detoxification; macrophage-induced gene) encodes the protein MLILLPIAVIAASIYYIAEYWKRESIKRKYDCQPVKQAPLVTWYDIFGIKALVDNSNLTKSGYFYQDIQRKLDNLDTTTMKTTALGKNQIITIEPENFRTMCSSADLNNWTIGTRPIALKPLLGNGIFSSEGESWKHSRIMLRPIFAKEHIKQITAMESYIQSLIKVIKLQQQGEGEFDLQHLFHCFTIDYATDFLFGESCDCLKSILGETSISTMSEEEKSKFAPNFDVMQYHMTKRLVFGYFSFLVNPPEFKNAVKHLHEFVFHFVDRAINFTDEELNDPSKNYVFLYQLAKQTKDRKVILDELLSVLLAGRNTTASLLSFMFFELAQNKPVWNKLKKEITEHFPDVESITFETIHNCEYLRWCIHESLRINPPVPINTRTANRDTVLPKGGGKGNNYPIFVRKGEQVIFPLFSSNRQERFFGPEPEKYIPERWANLPRNGGVAFGPFGTGPRLCLGQQLALVEASYVTIRLLQTFSQLDSNHTECRRSVGATMRLMDGCQVTLK